One genomic region from Candidatus Hydrogenedens sp. encodes:
- a CDS encoding fumarylacetoacetate hydrolase family protein — protein sequence MKWARVITNDNLRKYITLGEDENYYELEGNPFTKFNITNKKIYPQKWLPPIDAPAVLCIGLNYRGHAKETNKPIPEYPVVFMKNPSALTGHLEPIILPRVCRDEVDYEGELVIIIGKDALDVEPDEACQYIAGFTIGNDVSARRWQMELGGGQWVRGKSFDTFAPLGPFVLPIEDWDKNTSFEITTKVNNQVMQSGNSSDMIFNVFQLVSFLSQDTTLKQGTLIFTGTPAGVGWARSPKVTLSKGDIVEIEIKRIGILRNEVK from the coding sequence ATGAAATGGGCACGAGTAATAACAAATGATAATTTAAGGAAATATATCACCTTAGGAGAAGATGAAAATTATTACGAATTAGAGGGAAATCCGTTTACAAAATTTAATATTACAAATAAAAAGATATATCCACAAAAATGGCTTCCGCCTATTGATGCACCTGCAGTATTATGTATTGGATTGAATTATCGTGGACATGCAAAAGAAACAAACAAACCTATCCCTGAATATCCTGTGGTATTTATGAAAAATCCATCAGCTTTAACGGGACATCTTGAACCTATTATTCTGCCCCGGGTATGTAGAGATGAGGTCGATTATGAAGGAGAGTTAGTTATTATCATTGGAAAAGATGCATTAGATGTAGAACCTGATGAGGCTTGCCAATACATTGCAGGGTTTACAATAGGTAATGATGTATCAGCAAGAAGGTGGCAGATGGAATTAGGTGGAGGACAATGGGTTCGGGGAAAAAGTTTTGATACCTTCGCTCCGCTTGGACCGTTTGTACTTCCTATTGAAGATTGGGATAAAAATACTTCTTTCGAAATTACCACTAAAGTAAACAATCAAGTTATGCAATCGGGAAATAGTTCTGACATGATTTTTAATGTTTTTCAACTTGTATCTTTTTTAAGCCAGGATACAACCTTAAAACAGGGAACTCTTATTTTTACAGGGACACCTGCTGGTGTAGGTTGGGCTCGCTCTCCTAAAGTCACCTTATCCAAAGGTGATATTGTAGAAATAGAAATAAAGCGGATTGGAATTTTGAGGAATGAGGTGAAATAA
- a CDS encoding sugar phosphate isomerase/epimerase family protein, with translation MQLSRRSFLKTTSMLMPCLSLTANLLAQEQKCKYSIAACDWSMWTEGPSALDLAKQIGLNGVEISAGKPEDKIAIANVDLREQYKTKMKETGIQIPSIAMGLLNDAPFANDPRAVNWLIDTIDSAKDLGAKVILLAFFGKGDLKDKQGLKNDDIAEMVNRLKEVAPKAKESGIILGIENTLTAQQNMDILDKIGHEACKIYYDVGNSTYSGYDVPAEIRMLKDKICQIHFKDGAFYLGKGKVKMEPIVEAIKEIQYQGWLVLETGLPKMDKVNDFQKNYKYLCEIFS, from the coding sequence ATGCAATTATCACGTCGAAGCTTTCTTAAAACAACATCTATGTTGATGCCATGTTTAAGTTTAACTGCAAATCTTTTAGCACAGGAACAAAAATGTAAATACTCAATCGCTGCTTGTGATTGGTCTATGTGGACTGAAGGTCCATCCGCATTGGACCTTGCAAAACAAATAGGGTTAAATGGCGTCGAAATATCGGCTGGTAAGCCTGAGGATAAAATCGCCATCGCAAATGTAGATTTACGTGAGCAGTATAAAACAAAGATGAAAGAAACAGGTATACAGATACCATCAATCGCAATGGGATTACTTAATGATGCTCCTTTTGCAAATGACCCACGTGCTGTAAACTGGCTGATAGATACCATTGATTCTGCAAAAGATTTAGGAGCAAAGGTTATTCTATTAGCATTCTTTGGTAAAGGTGATTTGAAAGATAAACAAGGATTAAAGAATGACGATATTGCAGAGATGGTTAATCGGCTTAAAGAAGTAGCTCCAAAAGCAAAAGAATCAGGAATTATTTTAGGTATTGAAAACACACTAACTGCTCAGCAAAATATGGATATTCTTGATAAAATAGGTCATGAGGCATGCAAAATATATTACGATGTAGGAAATTCAACGTATAGTGGATATGATGTCCCAGCCGAAATTCGTATGCTAAAGGATAAAATATGCCAAATTCATTTCAAAGATGGAGCCTTTTATCTCGGCAAAGGAAAAGTAAAAATGGAACCAATTGTAGAAGCAATTAAGGAAATTCAATATCAAGGCTGGTTAGTACTTGAAACAGGACTTCCCAAAATGGATAAGGTTAATGATTTCCAAAAAAATTATAAATATCTATGTGAAATATTCAGTTAG
- a CDS encoding Gfo/Idh/MocA family oxidoreductase, producing the protein MHNKEGKTRRDFIKSTVVMASAINILPSRIVFGSEANEKVKLGLIGCGGRGRWIAHLFEKNAPFEITAVHDVFRKRAKRVAEECNVPDSKIFVGLNGYKDLLEADVEAVAIESPPYFHPEQVLSAVAKGKHVYLAKPIAVDVNGCLSLIDISKKYNNKLCLLVDFQTRNYDLFKECVQKIHSGMIGEPVIGQCYYYCSRLGKQAEPGTPGERLKNWAFDKILSGDIIVEQNIHVIDMANWYLKSHPLKAFGTGGRKARTDVGDCWDHFCVQFTYPNDVIVDFSSGQFTYGYDDLCMRLYGSLGTADTHYGGIVTIEGKSESWEGGKSSDIYEKGAVNNIKDFYEAIKSGKYLNNLEESAYSNLTSILGRMSAYQNRTVTWEEMINSNEKLETQLEISEEIINS; encoded by the coding sequence ATGCATAACAAAGAAGGCAAAACAAGACGCGACTTTATTAAGTCAACAGTAGTAATGGCGAGTGCTATAAACATTTTACCATCCCGAATTGTGTTTGGTAGTGAAGCAAATGAAAAAGTCAAGTTAGGATTGATTGGATGTGGTGGTAGAGGACGTTGGATAGCTCATCTATTCGAAAAGAATGCACCATTTGAAATAACTGCAGTTCACGACGTGTTTCGAAAAAGAGCAAAGCGTGTCGCAGAAGAATGCAATGTCCCCGACTCAAAAATATTTGTAGGATTAAATGGATATAAAGACCTTCTCGAAGCAGATGTCGAAGCAGTCGCCATCGAAAGTCCACCTTATTTTCACCCCGAACAAGTACTTTCCGCAGTTGCAAAAGGAAAACATGTGTATTTAGCAAAACCCATTGCTGTTGATGTAAATGGCTGTTTATCATTAATCGATATATCAAAAAAATATAATAACAAACTATGTTTGCTCGTAGATTTCCAAACACGTAATTATGACCTATTCAAAGAGTGTGTTCAAAAAATTCATTCAGGTATGATTGGAGAACCTGTTATTGGACAGTGTTATTACTACTGCAGTCGTTTAGGAAAACAGGCAGAACCCGGTACCCCAGGTGAACGATTAAAAAATTGGGCTTTCGACAAAATCCTTTCTGGTGATATTATCGTTGAACAAAATATACATGTAATTGACATGGCAAATTGGTATCTAAAATCACATCCACTAAAAGCATTCGGAACGGGTGGTAGAAAAGCACGTACAGATGTCGGCGATTGCTGGGACCATTTCTGTGTCCAATTTACATATCCAAACGATGTCATTGTTGATTTTAGCAGTGGGCAATTCACTTATGGTTATGACGATTTATGTATGAGATTATACGGCTCTTTAGGAACTGCAGATACTCATTATGGCGGTATCGTTACCATCGAAGGAAAATCGGAAAGTTGGGAAGGAGGAAAAAGTTCTGATATCTATGAAAAAGGTGCTGTGAATAATATAAAAGATTTTTATGAGGCTATCAAGAGTGGAAAATACCTGAATAATCTCGAAGAATCTGCATATAGTAATTTGACAAGCATTTTAGGAAGAATGTCCGCATATCAAAACAGAACCGTTACCTGGGAGGAAATGATTAACTCAAATGAAAAATTAGAAACTCAACTCGAAATTTCAGAAGAAATTATTAATTCATAA